In Acidimicrobiia bacterium, one genomic interval encodes:
- the thrH gene encoding bifunctional phosphoserine phosphatase/homoserine phosphotransferase ThrH, whose protein sequence is MSSSGENSMPIPSVSQSIVTLDLEGVLVPEVWVAVAEETGIETLRRTTRDEPDYDVLMKYRLNILKENNLDYEAITKVIDSLLPLPGAVEFLNELRSFTQVVMLSDTFEEFAQPLMRKLGWPTILCHRLVVENGFITDYRLRMSDPKRKAVQAFQALNYRVIAAGDSYNDTTMLLAADAGYLFNAPQNVVQEFPQLTALSSYESLLTAIKSHLSPVS, encoded by the coding sequence ATGTCATCTTCTGGCGAAAACTCCATGCCAATTCCTTCGGTATCGCAAAGCATTGTGACTTTGGATCTTGAAGGAGTGCTAGTACCTGAAGTGTGGGTTGCGGTTGCCGAAGAGACTGGTATCGAGACGTTACGTCGCACGACCCGCGACGAACCGGATTACGACGTCTTGATGAAATACCGCCTTAACATCTTGAAAGAAAATAATCTCGATTACGAAGCCATCACGAAAGTCATCGACTCGTTGCTGCCCCTGCCGGGTGCCGTTGAGTTTTTGAATGAGCTTCGAAGCTTTACCCAGGTTGTGATGCTTTCTGACACCTTTGAAGAGTTTGCTCAGCCCCTTATGCGCAAGCTCGGATGGCCCACAATCTTGTGCCACCGCTTGGTGGTTGAAAACGGCTTTATTACCGATTATCGGCTTCGCATGTCCGACCCCAAACGGAAAGCTGTTCAAGCGTTTCAAGCGTTGAATTACCGCGTGATCGCGGCAGGAGATTCCTACAACGACACGACCATGCTTTTGGCCGCCGATGCCGGATACCTCTTTAATGCGCCTCAAAATGTGGTTCAAGAGTTTCCCCAGCTCACCGCGTTATCGAGCTATGAAAGCTTGTTAACGGCGATAAAATCGCACCTCAGCCCAGTTTCATAA
- a CDS encoding HDOD domain-containing protein, translating into MSAALRFGLLEFVVLKTQPSRADADIIDVRKPSEAYADVLGGPNEAPNSLVSDQRFIRAVDLEHAEADIEMTLEETEAEEYRQEVELLLQALESLPTHPTIALRVLWLIDDPTSNVAKLAKVVELDPLLSAQLIRISNSAYYSLRTPVTNVPRAIAALGFATVRTLAASSAAGLSEDQAVVPQDFWTYAAGVANAAQLLAPRYFVPPSDAFALGLLHNLGEALLQQASPSAWEELGQRHTLDEEHKLFGVSHADAGARVLEAWRFPGAFCEAVANHHRKLSPRETPLTRCLIASQLVADLALNRLSFNQAETARILLGLEGIEDESLDRYVSRVKFEAASLAAVLDTAEMP; encoded by the coding sequence ATGAGTGCGGCACTTAGGTTCGGCCTCTTAGAATTTGTAGTCCTAAAGACTCAACCTTCACGTGCCGATGCCGACATTATTGATGTGCGTAAACCGTCTGAGGCTTATGCCGATGTGCTCGGCGGCCCAAATGAGGCCCCAAACTCTTTGGTCAGTGATCAGAGGTTCATTCGTGCTGTCGATCTTGAGCATGCGGAAGCCGACATTGAAATGACTTTGGAGGAAACTGAAGCGGAGGAGTATCGACAAGAAGTTGAGCTACTTCTTCAGGCCCTCGAATCGTTGCCCACCCATCCCACCATTGCCTTGCGGGTGCTGTGGCTAATTGATGACCCCACTTCAAATGTTGCCAAGTTGGCCAAAGTGGTAGAGCTCGATCCTCTGCTTTCAGCACAGCTAATTAGGATTTCAAACTCGGCTTACTACAGCCTTCGAACGCCAGTAACGAATGTTCCGCGTGCAATAGCAGCCTTGGGATTCGCTACCGTTCGGACCCTCGCGGCTTCCTCAGCGGCTGGGTTGAGTGAAGATCAGGCGGTGGTGCCCCAAGATTTCTGGACATATGCCGCTGGGGTGGCCAATGCAGCGCAGCTTTTGGCTCCTCGCTACTTCGTGCCACCTTCAGACGCTTTTGCTTTGGGTCTGTTACACAACCTTGGTGAAGCTTTACTTCAACAAGCTTCGCCCTCCGCTTGGGAAGAGCTAGGTCAGCGTCATACCTTGGATGAAGAGCACAAGCTGTTTGGTGTGAGTCACGCCGATGCGGGGGCGCGAGTGCTTGAGGCCTGGCGTTTTCCCGGAGCTTTTTGTGAGGCGGTGGCGAACCACCATCGTAAGCTGAGCCCCCGCGAGACGCCTCTCACCCGGTGCCTGATAGCCTCGCAGCTAGTGGCTGATTTGGCGTTGAACCGCCTGAGTTTTAATCAAGCTGAAACAGCACGCATTTTGCTGGGCTTGGAAGGTATTGAAGACGAATCTCTAGACCGCTATGTGAGCCGAGTTAAGTTTGAAGCAGCCTCACTAGCAGCGGTGCTTGATACTGCGGAAATGCCCTGA
- a CDS encoding dienelactone hydrolase family protein — translation MADTPSSRHSGTAYVVTPTAEAGPGVLVLHSWWGLTSFIKQWCDRLADEGYVVMAPDLYGGEVASTPDEAEELLAEMDVNAAADLALNSVGALLRLPVTQGNHIAVVGFSMGASLALWLSARANEFVSATVAYYGTQQIALDDAKSAFLGHFAEHDELVDADEVVELEAHLRLLDKDVTFHHYAGTGHWFVEEDRPAAFDAAAAQISWQRTVEFLNRNLLESP, via the coding sequence ATGGCCGATACTCCCAGCTCCAGACACAGCGGCACTGCCTATGTGGTGACACCGACGGCTGAGGCCGGCCCTGGGGTTCTGGTATTGCACTCGTGGTGGGGCCTCACCAGTTTCATCAAGCAGTGGTGTGATCGGTTGGCCGATGAAGGCTACGTGGTGATGGCACCCGACCTTTACGGCGGTGAAGTAGCGTCTACCCCCGACGAGGCCGAAGAGCTGCTGGCCGAAATGGACGTCAACGCGGCGGCCGATTTGGCGTTGAATTCTGTGGGCGCGTTGCTACGTTTGCCGGTAACTCAGGGCAATCATATTGCCGTGGTTGGATTTTCAATGGGGGCTTCATTGGCATTGTGGTTGTCGGCTCGGGCAAATGAGTTCGTTAGTGCCACCGTTGCCTATTACGGAACTCAACAAATCGCCTTAGATGATGCCAAGAGCGCATTCTTGGGCCACTTTGCCGAACATGATGAGCTGGTAGATGCTGATGAAGTCGTTGAGCTTGAGGCCCATTTGCGTCTCTTAGACAAAGACGTGACGTTCCACCATTACGCCGGTACCGGACATTGGTTTGTGGAAGAAGATCGCCCAGCCGCCTTCGATGCGGCGGCCGCCCAAATCTCTTGGCAACGGACCGTGGAATTTTTGAATCGGAACCTGCTTGAGTCGCCCTAG
- the hrpA gene encoding ATP-dependent RNA helicase HrpA: MVRISPEAAERRAARLPIPTYPAELPITALRDELLETIAQNQVVVVAGETGSGKSTQLPKLCLELGLGAKGYIGHTQPRRLAARAVAERVSEELGTSVGDLVGYTVRFNDQVSEDTLVKVMTDGILLAEIQRDPKLWNYDVIIIDEAHERSLNIDFLLGYLKNLLPKRPDLKLIITSATIDTEKFSQHFRNAPIVEVSGRSYPVEIVYAPPLADDETEDSASSDGRYNQIGDALPQAIVEAAKRCRSDGPGDILVFCAGERDIKDAADALRAQNWSRTEILPLYARLSSADQHKVFSPHTGRRIVLATNVAETSLTVPGIRYVIDPGFARISRFNHRTKVQRLPIEEISQASANQRAGRCGRVGPGVCIRLYSEANFLERPDFTEPEIQRTNLASVILQMAAQRLGKVEDFPFVDPPDQRAIRDGTTLLWELGALNPDLEGKKGWLTPLGKRLARLPIDPRLARIILEAERNGCVREILIIVAALSVLDPREYPRDEESLAAAEHKRFNVPGSDFLAYLMLWEYIRDVRKAKSTNQYRKTLRNEYLNVNRIREWRELFRQLRQICGELNIRLNRISDSIDNDAIHRSLLAGFLSHIGMKDPQSREYRGARDTRFVISPRSGAARKEPKWIVAAELVETNRLWAHTVASIQPEWLEQSAKHLAKYSYSDAWWSRAQGQAETHERVSLFGLPIISQRKIAVARVDQELAHEMFVWHALSLGDWDGSYPFTQVNESLRQEILTLEERARQRLVKDRQDVSEWYARAIPSQVVSSKTFAKWWKTHHRSNPQALWMSLDDLLVPGTKFNPQDYPDTWQSAGCTFTLDYEYDETSVADGLVVQVPITRLANLSPQEFSWNIKGYRQNLIYALLKSLPKAKRRTLSPLLPPVEHLTSVIEYNPQIFLTEALSEALREHYGLEITPSDFDLSLVPDHLLPTFEVIDNKNEALAYGKSLPALRQLLASQIEEAFSNLDSKWRAHGLQSFPSFDITKTITLEDQCGKIIAFPALYDEGTSVGLHLAATSSQQWTEMWDATFRLLEHQNAAVTRALGRMLSNSDQLALVRSPWRNEGAWARDVLAAALEHFIQENNGPSFDQAGFAKLARTTKEQLPRLFRTIAPAALAVLRLDAKIQKHLAKMVQPAFVEAASDVQIQLQRLLYPGVFRSVGLARIPDLVRYLEAIDYRLRRLPNELDKDHRRMSLCVKLEEELDAKADHASNSAALDEVSWLLQELRVATFAQHLGTAAPVSEKRIRAAMAKA; this comes from the coding sequence ATGGTTCGAATCAGCCCCGAGGCGGCAGAGCGGCGCGCCGCACGGCTTCCAATACCGACTTATCCCGCAGAGCTGCCCATAACGGCACTGCGCGATGAGCTTTTGGAGACCATCGCCCAGAACCAGGTGGTTGTGGTGGCCGGTGAAACGGGGTCTGGTAAATCGACCCAATTACCAAAGTTGTGTTTGGAATTAGGCCTTGGAGCCAAAGGCTACATCGGGCACACCCAGCCGCGTCGACTGGCGGCACGAGCGGTGGCCGAGCGTGTTAGTGAAGAACTCGGCACCAGTGTTGGTGACTTGGTTGGCTACACGGTGCGTTTCAACGACCAAGTAAGCGAAGACACCTTAGTTAAGGTGATGACCGATGGAATCTTGTTGGCCGAGATTCAGCGTGATCCCAAGCTGTGGAACTACGACGTCATAATCATTGATGAGGCTCACGAACGTAGCCTGAACATTGATTTCTTGCTCGGATACCTCAAGAATCTGTTGCCCAAACGGCCCGATCTGAAGCTCATAATCACTTCGGCCACCATCGACACCGAAAAGTTCTCACAGCACTTTCGAAACGCTCCGATCGTCGAGGTTTCAGGGCGCTCTTACCCCGTCGAAATTGTTTATGCACCACCGCTTGCTGATGACGAAACCGAAGATTCGGCGTCCTCCGATGGTCGCTATAACCAAATCGGCGACGCACTGCCCCAGGCCATCGTGGAAGCAGCAAAGCGATGTCGCTCCGATGGACCCGGAGACATTCTGGTCTTTTGTGCTGGCGAACGCGACATCAAAGACGCTGCCGATGCGCTCAGAGCGCAAAACTGGTCACGAACTGAAATTCTGCCTCTATATGCTCGCCTGTCGTCGGCCGACCAACACAAGGTCTTTTCCCCTCATACAGGCCGTCGGATCGTACTGGCCACCAATGTTGCCGAAACATCACTTACGGTTCCCGGGATCCGTTATGTGATTGACCCTGGTTTTGCCAGAATTTCACGGTTCAACCATCGCACCAAGGTGCAGCGCCTTCCGATTGAGGAAATTTCTCAAGCCTCAGCTAACCAGCGAGCCGGTCGTTGCGGTCGAGTTGGTCCGGGGGTTTGTATCCGACTCTATTCGGAAGCAAATTTCTTAGAACGGCCTGACTTCACCGAACCGGAGATCCAACGAACCAACCTCGCTTCGGTTATTTTACAAATGGCTGCCCAGCGGCTGGGCAAGGTGGAAGACTTTCCATTTGTTGATCCACCCGACCAGCGCGCCATTCGTGACGGCACGACCCTTTTGTGGGAACTAGGTGCGCTCAACCCTGACCTAGAAGGCAAAAAAGGATGGCTGACTCCGCTGGGGAAGCGGTTGGCGCGCCTGCCGATCGACCCGCGCTTAGCACGCATCATCTTAGAGGCCGAACGTAACGGTTGTGTCAGAGAGATACTAATAATTGTGGCCGCGCTTTCGGTCTTAGACCCGCGTGAATATCCCCGCGACGAAGAATCTTTGGCGGCCGCAGAACATAAACGCTTTAACGTGCCCGGCTCAGATTTTCTGGCCTATTTGATGCTCTGGGAATATATCCGAGACGTTCGTAAAGCTAAATCTACTAATCAATATCGTAAAACTCTACGGAACGAGTATCTCAACGTAAACCGCATACGAGAATGGAGAGAGCTATTCCGTCAACTTCGCCAGATTTGTGGCGAGTTAAACATCAGATTAAACCGAATCAGCGACTCGATCGACAACGACGCTATCCACCGTTCTCTATTAGCGGGCTTTCTATCGCATATCGGGATGAAAGACCCACAGAGTCGTGAATATCGCGGAGCGCGAGACACTCGATTCGTTATCAGCCCAAGATCAGGGGCGGCACGCAAAGAACCTAAATGGATTGTGGCGGCCGAGTTGGTGGAAACCAATCGTCTATGGGCACATACCGTGGCTTCCATCCAACCAGAGTGGCTGGAACAAAGCGCCAAACATCTTGCGAAATATAGCTATAGCGATGCCTGGTGGTCACGAGCCCAAGGCCAAGCCGAGACCCACGAGCGCGTGAGCCTCTTCGGTCTTCCAATCATCTCTCAACGCAAAATTGCAGTAGCTCGTGTTGACCAGGAGCTCGCCCATGAAATGTTTGTTTGGCATGCTTTGTCGCTCGGCGATTGGGACGGTTCATATCCATTTACCCAGGTTAATGAGAGCTTACGGCAGGAAATCTTGACGTTGGAAGAACGTGCCCGGCAACGACTGGTCAAGGACCGCCAGGATGTGTCGGAATGGTACGCCAGGGCCATTCCTTCCCAGGTGGTTTCATCCAAAACATTTGCTAAATGGTGGAAAACTCATCATCGGTCTAATCCCCAGGCTTTGTGGATGTCACTCGATGACCTCTTAGTGCCTGGCACCAAGTTCAACCCGCAAGATTATCCCGACACCTGGCAATCGGCGGGCTGCACGTTCACGCTTGACTATGAATACGACGAAACTTCGGTGGCCGACGGTTTAGTGGTGCAGGTGCCCATTACTCGCTTGGCGAACCTGTCTCCCCAGGAATTCTCTTGGAACATTAAAGGTTACCGTCAAAACCTGATTTATGCATTATTAAAATCTTTGCCAAAGGCCAAACGACGCACGCTATCGCCCCTACTTCCACCGGTTGAACATTTAACAAGTGTAATTGAATACAACCCACAAATATTTTTAACTGAAGCACTATCTGAAGCTCTACGAGAGCACTATGGTCTCGAGATAACGCCTTCAGATTTCGACCTGAGCCTGGTTCCAGACCATCTATTGCCCACCTTCGAAGTAATCGATAATAAGAACGAGGCTTTGGCTTATGGGAAAAGCCTTCCCGCCCTTCGTCAGCTGCTCGCTTCACAGATCGAAGAAGCCTTTTCCAACCTTGATTCCAAGTGGCGAGCCCATGGCTTACAAAGTTTTCCAAGCTTCGATATTACAAAGACCATTACCTTGGAAGACCAGTGCGGGAAAATCATCGCTTTTCCGGCCCTTTACGACGAAGGAACCAGCGTTGGCTTACATCTGGCGGCCACATCGTCTCAGCAATGGACAGAAATGTGGGACGCCACTTTCCGCCTCCTTGAACACCAAAATGCCGCGGTGACACGCGCTCTTGGTCGAATGCTCAGCAACTCAGACCAGCTAGCACTAGTACGTTCGCCGTGGCGCAATGAGGGAGCTTGGGCTCGCGACGTACTGGCGGCCGCCTTAGAGCATTTCATTCAAGAGAACAACGGCCCAAGCTTCGATCAAGCCGGGTTTGCCAAATTGGCACGAACCACCAAAGAACAGCTTCCGAGGCTCTTTCGCACTATCGCCCCTGCTGCTCTAGCGGTATTGCGCTTGGACGCTAAAATCCAGAAACATCTGGCGAAAATGGTCCAGCCAGCTTTTGTTGAAGCGGCTTCCGATGTTCAAATCCAACTTCAGCGTCTCTTGTATCCGGGCGTATTTCGGTCAGTTGGCCTAGCCCGCATACCCGACCTAGTCCGATATCTCGAGGCCATTGATTATCGCTTGCGTCGCCTACCCAACGAGCTTGATAAAGACCATCGGCGCATGTCGTTGTGCGTCAAGCTGGAAGAGGAACTCGATGCCAAGGCGGATCACGCCAGCAACTCAGCTGCTCTCGATGAGGTCTCGTGGCTACTACAAGAACTGAGAGTAGCCACGTTCGCTCAACATCTCGGCACCGCTGCTCCGGTGAGCGAAAAACGTATTCGGGCCGCCATGGCCAAGGCATAG
- a CDS encoding enoyl-CoA hydratase, whose amino-acid sequence MSIEFDTGTEQLLCEAVDGIATVTFNNPARYNAMTQQIRTALPRALAAVQASDEVRVIVVTGAGDKAFISGADISEFESQRTAPEARHEYDNNYLAMNQAWQKVTKPVIAMVGGYCLGAGMLVLLKTDIRIASEQARFGIPAAKLGLGFAYDGIAMLERAVGKAHAAEILFSARQFDAEEARAMHLVNRVVPPHMLQGETYSLARQIAANAPLTVRACKAGLVQTGIPLPQRDLVLVAEAVEACFDSQDYLEGQAAFAEKRSPRFLGR is encoded by the coding sequence ATGTCGATCGAGTTTGATACTGGTACCGAGCAGCTACTTTGCGAAGCCGTCGATGGTATCGCCACAGTCACCTTTAACAACCCGGCACGTTACAACGCCATGACACAACAGATCCGCACCGCGCTGCCTAGGGCGTTGGCGGCTGTGCAAGCGTCTGACGAGGTGAGGGTAATTGTTGTCACCGGAGCTGGTGACAAGGCATTTATTTCCGGTGCCGATATCTCAGAGTTTGAATCGCAACGCACCGCACCTGAAGCCCGGCATGAGTATGACAACAATTACCTTGCGATGAATCAAGCCTGGCAAAAGGTCACCAAACCGGTCATCGCAATGGTGGGAGGATATTGCTTAGGTGCTGGCATGTTGGTGCTGTTAAAGACCGACATTCGCATTGCTAGTGAACAGGCACGATTTGGAATTCCGGCTGCCAAGCTAGGCCTCGGATTCGCCTACGACGGTATTGCCATGCTTGAGCGCGCCGTAGGCAAAGCCCATGCCGCAGAGATATTGTTCTCGGCCCGGCAATTTGATGCGGAAGAGGCCCGAGCAATGCATTTGGTTAATCGCGTGGTGCCGCCACACATGCTGCAGGGCGAAACCTATTCGTTAGCCCGCCAAATTGCGGCCAATGCGCCACTCACAGTGCGGGCGTGCAAGGCCGGGTTGGTTCAAACCGGCATACCGTTGCCGCAGCGCGATCTGGTTTTGGTGGCCGAAGCGGTTGAAGCATGCTTCGATTCGCAAGACTATCTAGAAGGCCAAGCTGCATTCGCCGAGAAGCGTTCTCCTCGTTTCTTGGGCCGGTAA